A window of Kribbella sp. NBC_00382 genomic DNA:
GCGTGCGCTGCAGCAGCAGGTCACCGTCCTCCGGCGGCCCGTCGAGGAACGCCTCGGGCGGTACCTCACCGAGGAACTCCTTCATCTCCTCGAACCCGGCCAGCTCCTCGCGCGCCTCGGCGCAGCCGGACAGGTGCTCGTCGACCTCGCGGATCTCGTCCGGCTCCAGCCCGCCCAGCACGTAGGCGCCGAGCTGCGAGTGATCGTGCTCGCTCATCGGGCCACCTCCGCTTCCGGTCCTGCCATCACCGCGCGCAGTGCTCGGAGGGCGTAATACGATCTCGATTTCACGGTACCCGGCGGAACACCGAGTTCCTTCGCGGCCTCGGTCACTGACCGGCCGCGGTAGTACAGCTGGACAAGTACTTCGCGATGCTCGGGTGACACCTGGTCGAGTGCGTCCATCACCACCATGGTGTTGACGACGGACTCGGAGTGATCACCCTCCACCGGCGGCCGGTCCTCGACCTCAGCCACCTCGGCCGGCCGGACTGCTCGCGCCCTGGCCCGGTCGGTGACCAGGTTGCGCGCGACCGTCAACAGCCAGCCACGTACCGACCCCTTGCCGTCCATCAGGTCGTCTGCGTGCTTCCACGCCCGGACCAGAGTCTCCTGGACCACGTCCTCCGCGGCAGCCCGATCGCCGGTCAGCCGGGTCGCGTAGGCCAGCAGGCTGCGGCCGTGTTCGGCGTACAGGGAGCGGATCAACGCCTCGGCCGCGTCCGGACGGCGGTCCGTGTCAGCCACCGCAGTCCTCCCGACCTCGATCGACTTGGTCGATCGTACGATAGGGGATCGCGCCGCAGGACCCCACGCGGGGCCCTGCAGTACGCGGCAGTCGGCTGTGGCCATCACGTCAACTCGCCAGAGCTCAGTAGCCGTAGCCGGCGCCAGAGTCCGACGAGGTGTCGGTGGTGATCTTCTTGCCGTCCGCGCCGACGACCCACCAGGTACCGCCGACGGCCTGGCCCTTGGCTTCCCCTGCCTTGCCGTCCTTGGCGAACTCGTACACC
This region includes:
- a CDS encoding sigma-70 family RNA polymerase sigma factor, with protein sequence MADTDRRPDAAEALIRSLYAEHGRSLLAYATRLTGDRAAAEDVVQETLVRAWKHADDLMDGKGSVRGWLLTVARNLVTDRARARAVRPAEVAEVEDRPPVEGDHSESVVNTMVVMDALDQVSPEHREVLVQLYYRGRSVTEAAKELGVPPGTVKSRSYYALRALRAVMAGPEAEVAR